Proteins encoded in a region of the Vicia villosa cultivar HV-30 ecotype Madison, WI linkage group LG5, Vvil1.0, whole genome shotgun sequence genome:
- the LOC131607513 gene encoding berberine bridge enzyme-like 17, whose protein sequence is MKKSSFLLTALTILMSISTAISQSPTQNFLTCFSHNSHASNVTYTPNNTSFLTILNKKMFHKKFQTPTTPKPLAIITAKDASHVQATVICAKSNNIQIRIRSGGHDYEGYSYVSDVPFVILDLFNINSVDINLQEETAWVDSGATVGKIYYNIAKKSKFLAFPAGVCFSLGAGGHFSGGGYGNLMRKYGLSVDNIIDAIIVDANGNIFDRKSMGEDLFWAIRGGGGASFGVILSWKLKLVQVPSQITVFNVKRNVNEGATDVVYKWQLVAPKLHRDLFIRVQPNVVQIANGTKNTVQVSFIGQFSGTTERLLRLISKSFPELGLKKSDCFSMPWINSTLFAYGRPIGTPLEALLEEPQAGYSKGQSDYVKRPIPKVALESMWKKMIEGETLFMQWNPYGGRMGEILSSQTPFPHRAGNLFKIQYFNSWTDGSPQSIERHVNFSRSFYKLMTPYVSNSPREAFLNYRDADIGANHPSNTTKFDIARTYGSKYFKGNFERLVSVKTKVDPENFFRYEQSIPTRTY, encoded by the coding sequence ATGAAGAAATCATCTTTTCTCTTGACAGCCTTAACAATTCTCATGTCTATTTCAACTGCAATATCACAATCTCCAACTCAAAATTTTCTCACTTGTTTTTCTCATAATTCCCATGCTTCTAATGTTACTTACACACCAAACAACACCTCATTTTTAACCATCCTCAACAAGAAAATGTTTCACAAGAAATTTCAAACACCAACAACACCAAAACCTTTGGCAATTATAACCGCAAAAGATGCTTCTCATGTCCAAGCAACAGTCATTTGTGCCAAAAGTAACAATATTCAAATCAGAATCCGAAGCGGAGGCCATGACTATGAAGGATACTCATATGTATCAGACGTGCCTTTTGTTATACTCGACTTGTTTAATATCAATTCAGTTGATATCAATTTACAAGAAGAAACGGCATGGGTTGATTCGGGTGCAACAGTGGGTAAGATTTATTACAACATTGCAAAGAAAAGCAAATTTCTTGCTTTCCCAGCTGGGGTTTGTTTTTCTTTAGGTGCTGGTGGCCATTTTTCTGGTGGTGGCTATGGAAATTTGATGAGAAAATATGGTCTTTCTGTTGATAATATCATTGATGCAATAATAGTTGATGCCAATGGTAACATTTTTGATAGAAAATCAATGGGAGAAGATCTCTTTTGGGCTATAAGAGGTGGGGGTGGAGCTAGTTTTGGTGTTATTCTTTCATGGAAACTCAAATTAGTTCAAGTACCATCACAAATTACTGTTTTCAATGTGAAAAGGAATGTGAATGAAGGTGCAACTGATGTTGTTTACAAATGGCAACTAGTTGCACCAAAATTGCATAGAGATCTTTTCATTAGAGTGCAACCTAATGTTGTCCAAATTGCTAATGGGACAAAAAATACAGTGCAAGTTAGTTTTATTGGTCAATTTTCGGGAACAACCGAAAGGCTTTTACGTTTGATTAGTAAAAGTTTTCCtgaattaggtttgaaaaaaagtGATTGTTTTTCAATGCCTTGGATTAATAGCACTCTTTTTGCGTATGGTCGACCAATCGGTACTCCCCTAGAAGCATTGTTGGAGGAACCCCAAGCAGGTTATTCCAAAGGTCAATCAGATTATGTGAAGAGGCCAATTCCAAAGGTAGCTCTAGAATCTATGTGGAAAAAAATGATCGAAGGTGAGACTTTGTTTATGCAATGGAATCCTTATGGTGGAAGAATGGGAGAGATATTGTCATCGCAAACTCCATTTCCTCATAGAGCTGGAAACTTGTTCAAGATACAGTATTTTAATAGTTGGACAGATGGATCTCCTCAATCTATTGAACGTCACGTGAATTTTTCAAGGTCGTTTTATAAATTAATGACACCCTATGTTTCAAATTCTCCTAGGGAGGCATTTCTTAACTATAGGGATGCTGATATTGGTGCCAATCATCCAAGTAATACAACCAAATTTGACATTGCTAGAACTTATGGAAGCAAGTATTTCAAAGGAAATTTCGAAAGATTGGTGAGTGTGAAAACCAAGGTTGATCCAGAGAATTTTTTCAGATATGAACAAAGTATACCTACTAGGACATATTGA